The following coding sequences are from one Paenibacillus sp. FSL R5-0912 window:
- a CDS encoding S-layer homology domain-containing protein translates to MKKTWRGLMAGLLGISMLLGSLGSVSAAATPKDIKGHWAQKQLQSWLDKGYLGGYPDGTVKPNKAITRGEYVALINRLFGFTETASIRFKDVKSTNWVYSEVAKAVKAGYIGGYENNTFRASNPLTRQEAAVIAAKVLKLSTSSTTLKFKDSAQVAAWAKGAVVAAADKKIINGYPDGTFGPKKSLTRAEAVGIISNSVVYKPSGTGGVTPTPAPTATPAPTATPVPSTSPTATPVTGGSGGGTGGGGGNATVPSVSNVTYGHVGSVTADVYVTPSVTGAVYYVVAPYSMNVTAPTAAQVKDGLTSAGAAGVHSGKTAVTANTSVAFSVYGLSAGTEYTVYVALADNSGNWSGVTPLRLKTAASSNTSLTQVGIDNIGTVTAAVYAKYGQSGAPTPLKYVVVKATEADPTAQQISEGKNSAGVVLTGTFTGPNSTVSPVVKHTFALTGLTSNTAYKIFFITGSNGNFSPVEILRIQTK, encoded by the coding sequence ATGAAGAAAACATGGCGTGGCCTTATGGCCGGATTACTTGGTATTTCGATGTTGCTCGGATCACTAGGCAGTGTGTCAGCTGCGGCTACCCCCAAAGACATTAAAGGTCACTGGGCACAGAAGCAACTGCAGAGCTGGCTGGATAAAGGATACCTGGGCGGCTATCCTGACGGAACGGTGAAGCCGAACAAGGCTATTACCCGTGGTGAGTATGTGGCACTGATCAATCGCCTGTTCGGGTTCACCGAAACGGCTTCCATTCGCTTCAAGGATGTCAAAAGCACAAATTGGGTCTACAGCGAAGTAGCCAAAGCCGTAAAGGCCGGTTACATCGGCGGGTATGAGAATAATACCTTCCGCGCCAGCAATCCGCTTACCCGGCAGGAAGCGGCTGTCATTGCAGCCAAAGTGCTGAAGCTGAGTACAAGCTCCACTACACTTAAGTTCAAGGACAGTGCCCAAGTAGCAGCCTGGGCCAAAGGTGCGGTGGTAGCAGCAGCAGACAAGAAGATTATTAATGGTTATCCGGACGGAACCTTCGGACCAAAGAAATCACTTACACGGGCCGAAGCGGTCGGAATCATCAGTAACTCTGTTGTCTATAAACCGTCCGGCACTGGTGGAGTAACACCTACACCGGCCCCTACGGCAACGCCTGCTCCTACAGCAACACCTGTGCCAAGCACCAGCCCAACAGCAACCCCGGTTACCGGTGGTAGTGGTGGTGGCACTGGCGGTGGTGGCGGCAACGCTACTGTGCCTTCTGTAAGCAATGTGACGTACGGTCATGTGGGTTCGGTTACTGCTGATGTATATGTTACGCCTTCGGTAACAGGAGCAGTATATTATGTAGTTGCTCCTTACAGCATGAACGTAACAGCACCAACTGCAGCACAAGTGAAAGACGGATTGACTAGTGCAGGAGCAGCAGGCGTTCATTCCGGCAAAACAGCAGTCACTGCCAACACAAGCGTTGCGTTCTCTGTATATGGTCTGAGTGCAGGTACTGAATATACCGTATATGTTGCTCTGGCAGATAATTCAGGCAATTGGTCTGGCGTAACACCGCTTCGATTGAAAACAGCAGCAAGCAGTAACACATCACTTACTCAGGTGGGGATTGACAACATAGGGACTGTAACTGCTGCTGTGTATGCGAAATACGGGCAGAGTGGCGCACCAACACCGCTGAAATATGTTGTAGTCAAAGCAACGGAAGCTGATCCTACAGCACAACAGATTTCTGAAGGAAAGAATAGTGCTGGCGTTGTCTTAACGGGAACTTTTACTGGTCCGAATTCTACGGTATCTCCAGTTGTAAAGCATACCTTTGCGCTAACCGGACTGACTTCCAACACAGCCTATAAAATCTTTTTCATCACGGGTTCTAATGGTAACTTCTCCCCAGTAGAGATTCTGCGTATCCAGACCAAATAA
- a CDS encoding cold shock domain-containing protein, with amino-acid sequence MEGKVKWFNAEKGYGFIETADGGDVFVHFSAIQTDGFKTLDEGQSVEFDIVEGARGPQAANVIKL; translated from the coding sequence ATGGAAGGTAAAGTAAAATGGTTTAACGCAGAAAAAGGTTATGGTTTCATCGAAACTGCCGATGGTGGCGACGTATTCGTACACTTCTCCGCGATTCAAACTGACGGTTTCAAGACATTGGACGAAGGCCAATCCGTAGAGTTCGATATCGTTGAAGGCGCACGCGGACCACAAGCAGCTAACGTCATCAAATTATAA
- a CDS encoding flagellar protein FliT: MDNLLQELEQLTQVMNQQLEDATYEELEAFVEQRQKLVEAIGKEVEICQMTSAQKDVLRRIMEHDPAIMARMNAHRLEAKDWLQKRNQAKAQRNAYEVGYTPDSILMDRKK; this comes from the coding sequence ATGGATAATCTGTTGCAGGAGCTTGAACAATTGACCCAGGTAATGAACCAACAGTTGGAAGATGCCACTTATGAAGAACTCGAAGCCTTCGTGGAACAACGCCAGAAACTTGTCGAAGCCATCGGGAAAGAAGTAGAAATCTGTCAGATGACCTCTGCACAAAAAGATGTACTTCGTCGAATTATGGAACATGACCCAGCCATCATGGCCCGGATGAATGCCCACCGGCTGGAAGCCAAAGACTGGCTGCAGAAGCGCAACCAAGCCAAAGCCCAACGCAATGCCTACGAGGTAGGCTACACCCCAGACAGCATTCTAATGGACCGAAAAAAATAA
- the fliS gene encoding flagellar export chaperone FliS: MITSPYDKYRQSSVQTSSPAQLLLMMFDGAIRFGKAALEGIESADFNKVSTNLGKAQTIVNELITTLDNSYEVSKGLASMYEYINYLFIESNIKKSKEQAEEAIGYLLELRQTFAQASKMTAEQDVQHG, translated from the coding sequence ATGATAACATCTCCTTACGATAAATATCGGCAATCCTCGGTGCAGACTTCAAGTCCGGCACAACTGTTGCTTATGATGTTTGACGGAGCGATACGTTTTGGTAAGGCGGCGTTAGAAGGAATAGAGTCGGCCGACTTTAATAAAGTGAGCACTAACCTGGGTAAGGCACAGACAATTGTAAATGAGCTTATCACTACATTGGATAACTCATATGAAGTTTCCAAGGGTCTTGCTTCAATGTATGAATATATTAATTATCTATTCATTGAATCCAACATAAAGAAATCCAAGGAACAGGCAGAGGAGGCGATTGGTTACCTACTGGAACTTCGTCAGACTTTCGCTCAGGCTTCTAAAATGACTGCAGAACAAGACGTCCAGCATGGATAA
- the fliD gene encoding flagellar filament capping protein FliD, whose translation MTIRLSGMVSGMDTESIVKEMMTAKRIPLDKLNQQKQTLQWQRDNYREINSKLVDFRNNKILKYNLAAAMNAQKAVVTGNTKAIQAEANADASSIPMSVKVNNLAEKSSLPKAELTVGMVEDGVKATLKTTLDELGGGLSTYDLFINKTNISLSKDDTIADVVSKINGASNAKVTASFDEVSGRFNITAKDYGPDNNLKMTNSSGVVAESSLLNLFGMDPGVVPIAAKKASIEVSVANNGAQAGDPATYVQDFSSENNTITVNGVKMTLLAASGTDGATDISTQTDTTKTLDTITNFVKDYNDLISLLNTKVSEERYKDFTPLTDEQKKDMKEKDIELWEAKAKSGMLKNDDILKSTLASLRTIITGQLKGLSEMGITTGQYYENGKINIDTDKLKQALQENPQKAISIFQGTAGSQGIYSKMAEQLNTSLDKLVVKAGTSKYTTEITGAYKTESLMGKKLTDYNTRIANLQTRLTTMESNYYKKFTAMETAMNKYNSQSSNLSSYFK comes from the coding sequence ATGACTATTCGCCTTAGTGGTATGGTTTCAGGTATGGATACAGAAAGTATTGTTAAAGAAATGATGACTGCCAAACGAATACCCTTAGATAAACTGAATCAACAGAAACAGACACTTCAATGGCAACGAGATAATTACCGTGAAATTAACTCTAAACTTGTAGACTTCCGTAATAATAAGATTCTAAAATATAATTTAGCGGCCGCAATGAATGCACAGAAAGCTGTTGTGACTGGTAATACCAAAGCTATTCAGGCAGAAGCGAATGCTGATGCAAGTTCTATTCCCATGAGCGTTAAGGTTAATAATCTTGCTGAGAAGTCTTCTTTACCAAAAGCGGAGTTAACTGTCGGTATGGTGGAAGATGGAGTAAAAGCAACACTTAAGACCACTCTAGATGAGTTGGGTGGAGGGCTTTCTACCTATGATTTATTCATTAATAAGACCAACATCTCTTTAAGTAAAGATGATACGATTGCTGATGTAGTTAGTAAAATTAATGGGGCTAGTAATGCAAAGGTAACTGCAAGTTTTGATGAAGTCAGTGGACGCTTTAATATCACTGCTAAGGATTATGGACCTGATAATAATCTGAAAATGACTAACTCCAGTGGTGTGGTTGCAGAAAGTTCGCTATTGAATCTTTTTGGCATGGATCCTGGTGTAGTTCCAATTGCAGCTAAAAAGGCCTCGATTGAGGTTTCAGTCGCTAATAATGGAGCACAGGCAGGTGATCCGGCAACATATGTACAAGATTTTAGTTCTGAGAACAACACAATCACAGTAAATGGTGTGAAGATGACTCTGCTCGCGGCGTCAGGCACAGATGGTGCTACCGATATTTCTACTCAAACCGATACAACAAAAACATTGGATACCATCACTAACTTTGTTAAAGATTATAACGACCTGATAAGTTTGTTAAATACAAAAGTATCTGAGGAACGATATAAAGATTTCACTCCACTAACAGATGAACAGAAGAAAGATATGAAAGAAAAGGATATTGAGCTGTGGGAAGCCAAAGCAAAAAGTGGAATGTTGAAAAATGATGATATTCTGAAATCAACACTAGCTTCCTTGAGAACCATTATAACAGGTCAATTAAAAGGGCTTAGTGAAATGGGTATTACCACAGGCCAGTATTATGAAAATGGTAAAATTAATATTGATACTGATAAATTGAAGCAAGCGCTTCAGGAAAATCCTCAAAAAGCAATATCAATATTTCAAGGTACGGCTGGTTCGCAAGGGATATATAGTAAAATGGCAGAACAGCTTAATACATCTTTGGATAAGTTAGTTGTGAAGGCTGGCACTTCCAAATATACTACGGAGATTACCGGTGCCTATAAGACTGAAAGCCTCATGGGGAAAAAATTAACTGACTATAATACTCGAATAGCAAATTTACAGACCCGCCTAACAACTATGGAATCTAACTATTATAAGAAATTCACTGCCATGGAAACCGCAATGAATAAGTATAATAGCCAGTCTAGTAACCTCTCAAGCTATTTCAAATAA
- a CDS encoding flagellar protein FlaG, with protein MNVQFSFTASGGKASTYTPSSTAPVKDVIPDNAGSLPPTAPLIHTTQLNTLEKQGTAVSVGEEQLIRTIEKAVKALQGPSTTLEVSIHEKTHAIMVKVLNKDTGELIREVPPEKTLDLVAKMMELAGIIIDEKV; from the coding sequence ATGAACGTACAGTTTTCATTTACAGCTAGTGGAGGCAAGGCTTCAACTTATACGCCCAGTTCAACTGCTCCAGTTAAGGATGTAATCCCAGATAATGCTGGGAGTCTTCCCCCAACTGCTCCGTTAATACATACAACTCAACTTAATACGCTAGAGAAACAGGGTACAGCGGTATCGGTAGGAGAAGAGCAATTGATCCGTACTATTGAGAAGGCTGTTAAGGCCCTTCAAGGTCCTTCAACCACCTTGGAAGTCAGCATACACGAAAAAACGCACGCCATTATGGTAAAGGTGCTTAATAAAGATACAGGAGAGCTTATTCGTGAAGTTCCTCCCGAGAAGACATTGGATCTGGTAGCGAAGATGATGGAATTGGCCGGAATCATCATTGATGAGAAAGTATAG
- a CDS encoding flagellin N-terminal helical domain-containing protein, which produces MIINHNIAALNTHRQLAANTANTNKNIEKLSSGLRINRAGDDAAGLAISEKMRGQIRGLDQASRNAQDGISLIQTAEGALNETHSILQRMRELSVQAGNDTNTGSDRNEIQKELGQLNSEIDRISSTTEFNTQTLLNGSLGAKGISSDAAKVDIVSATGLAKGQYDVEITKAATKATKTSGAVGADADVITAVAAGDLVINGVKIDTTGLTTVAGLKIAINAVKDKTGVEMTTGVNGTASVLTATTFGSTGKIDLSGSNAAWNAGGVLGAAATTAGVDAEANIADVTNGVTTAVKGVGQQLLYGSAEFTAAGALNDTASINVTSTGASIHIGANKDQTMLIDINQMDTTTLGNTTNKIKDVNVLTTTGAETAIKTLDDAIKQVSGERSKLGAFQNRLEHTINNLGTTAENLTAAESRVRDVDMAKEMMSQTKNNILAQAAQAMLAQANQQPQGVLQLLR; this is translated from the coding sequence ATGATTATCAACCACAATATCGCGGCTTTGAACACGCACCGTCAACTGGCAGCTAACACTGCTAACACTAACAAGAATATTGAGAAGCTGTCTTCCGGTCTTCGTATCAACCGTGCAGGTGACGACGCAGCTGGTCTGGCAATCTCCGAAAAAATGCGCGGCCAAATCCGTGGTTTGGATCAGGCTTCCCGTAATGCTCAAGATGGTATCTCTTTGATTCAAACCGCTGAAGGCGCTTTGAATGAAACACATTCCATCCTGCAGCGTATGCGTGAACTTTCTGTACAAGCAGGTAATGATACTAACACAGGTTCCGACCGTAATGAAATCCAGAAGGAACTGGGTCAGTTGAATTCCGAAATTGATAGAATTTCCAGTACTACTGAGTTCAATACCCAGACGCTGTTGAATGGATCGTTGGGTGCTAAGGGTATATCTTCTGATGCAGCTAAAGTTGATATCGTATCCGCCACGGGCCTTGCTAAAGGACAATATGACGTTGAAATCACAAAAGCTGCTACTAAAGCTACTAAAACATCGGGAGCAGTTGGTGCGGATGCAGATGTAATAACAGCAGTAGCTGCTGGTGACTTGGTTATTAATGGTGTTAAAATTGATACTACAGGTCTTACTACAGTAGCTGGTCTGAAAATAGCTATTAACGCTGTCAAAGATAAAACAGGAGTAGAAATGACTACTGGTGTAAATGGTACAGCTTCCGTACTTACCGCCACGACGTTTGGTTCTACTGGAAAGATCGACCTCAGTGGTTCTAATGCTGCTTGGAATGCCGGTGGAGTATTGGGTGCCGCAGCAACAACTGCTGGTGTAGATGCTGAGGCTAACATTGCTGACGTAACAAACGGTGTTACTACTGCCGTTAAAGGTGTTGGACAGCAATTGCTATATGGAAGCGCGGAATTCACAGCAGCTGGTGCGTTAAATGATACAGCTTCAATTAACGTAACAAGTACTGGTGCTTCCATCCACATCGGAGCTAACAAAGATCAAACAATGTTGATTGATATTAATCAAATGGATACTACAACTTTGGGTAATACAACTAATAAAATCAAAGATGTAAATGTTCTGACAACTACAGGCGCAGAGACAGCAATCAAAACATTGGATGATGCTATCAAACAAGTTTCCGGCGAACGTTCTAAGTTGGGTGCGTTCCAGAACCGTCTGGAACACACGATCAATAACTTGGGAACTACTGCTGAGAACTTGACTGCTGCTGAATCCCGTGTACGTGACGTTGACATGGCTAAAGAAATGATGAGCCAGACTAAGAACAACATCCTTGCACAAGCCGCTCAGGCTATGTTGGCTCAGGCTAACCAACAGCCGCAAGGCGTTCTTCAATTGCTTCGTTAA
- the csrA gene encoding carbon storage regulator CsrA gives MLVLTRKKGESIIIQDNIEITILSVEGDIVKVGINAPKHVDIFREEVYLSIKEANKESASPTPGNLNALMERLRTQK, from the coding sequence ATGCTCGTTCTTACCCGCAAAAAAGGCGAGTCGATTATTATACAGGATAATATTGAGATTACTATTTTGAGTGTTGAAGGAGATATTGTGAAGGTAGGTATTAACGCTCCGAAGCATGTCGATATCTTCAGGGAAGAAGTGTACCTATCAATAAAAGAAGCCAATAAGGAATCTGCTTCGCCAACCCCAGGCAATCTTAATGCTCTAATGGAACGGTTACGCACACAAAAATAA
- the fliW gene encoding flagellar assembly protein FliW, producing MIIETLTWGTLDITEEQIYHFPKGVPGFEEDIDFALITVEDGPFSYLQSLQNESVSFLLSDPFVFYPTYEFELPQADKEELEIIEDVNIRCMVTIKEELEHSTVNLLAPIVLNPNTRSGKQVVLHNSNYQTRHSLWNAPHDHFEKGGE from the coding sequence ATGATTATAGAAACATTGACTTGGGGAACGCTGGATATTACGGAAGAACAAATATATCATTTTCCCAAAGGTGTTCCAGGTTTTGAAGAAGATATTGATTTTGCTTTGATTACGGTAGAAGACGGACCGTTTAGTTATTTACAATCTCTTCAAAATGAAAGTGTATCATTTTTATTGAGTGACCCTTTTGTTTTTTATCCGACTTATGAATTTGAGCTTCCACAAGCGGATAAAGAAGAATTAGAGATTATAGAGGATGTAAATATTCGTTGTATGGTTACAATTAAAGAAGAGTTGGAACACTCAACTGTTAATTTACTTGCCCCTATTGTACTAAATCCGAATACACGCTCAGGGAAGCAGGTTGTACTTCACAACTCGAACTATCAAACAAGACATAGTTTATGGAATGCTCCCCATGATCATTTTGAAAAGGGTGGTGAATAA
- a CDS encoding DUF6470 family protein has protein sequence MIPAVQIRQTNALIGMETTTGRLSIVQPKADLQIYTTPGQLEIRQSPAEMTIDQTQARAAYTGGTYREMNQRIYSGIEQLWLQGIAKRMEQGERVANFHKPGNSIAEVYGEDWQPVSYPEIRGPASVDNVHINVELVPPQIEYRKSEVSIQAEAHNPQISFTPSKLDIYLRQRQSISFIPPEIDIQM, from the coding sequence ATGATACCCGCAGTTCAAATACGGCAAACAAATGCATTGATTGGAATGGAGACTACTACCGGGCGCCTATCAATAGTTCAGCCTAAAGCGGATCTGCAAATATATACAACTCCTGGGCAATTAGAAATTCGTCAGTCTCCTGCTGAAATGACCATTGATCAGACTCAGGCCAGAGCCGCATATACTGGTGGAACGTACCGCGAGATGAATCAGCGTATCTATTCAGGTATTGAGCAGCTATGGCTTCAAGGCATTGCCAAACGAATGGAGCAAGGGGAGCGGGTGGCTAATTTTCATAAACCGGGAAATAGTATAGCAGAGGTTTACGGTGAAGATTGGCAGCCGGTGTCCTACCCGGAGATTCGTGGACCTGCATCGGTTGATAACGTGCATATAAATGTCGAGTTAGTACCTCCGCAAATTGAATATCGTAAGTCTGAAGTGAGTATTCAAGCAGAGGCTCACAACCCTCAAATTAGCTTTACACCATCTAAGTTAGATATTTATCTAAGGCAGAGACAATCCATAAGCTTTATTCCACCGGAGATTGATATTCAAATGTAA
- the flgL gene encoding flagellar hook-associated protein FlgL yields MLRVTSNMMNSQLLLNLNRNARTMNDTQLQLATGRKINKPSDDPVGITYSLRYRADLSGNEQYQENVDDATSWLEFNDTVLTQTGDVIQRLRELSVKGASGSNPQEALDSINAEVKQLKEQLIDISNSQFKGKYIFNGQQYDVQPYKFATGADGTPDTSGAASVVTDKGLLNYSVGDSVQLPINITGSDVFGGNEEDNIFAVIDKITTALADGDTSEVSTQLGNLDSRINKILTVQAEVGAKANRIELMKNRLSDMEVNLTDLQSKTEDGDYAEMLMKSKIQENIYNASLSVGSKIIQATLVDFIR; encoded by the coding sequence ATGTTACGGGTAACCTCTAATATGATGAATTCACAGCTCTTGCTTAACCTGAACCGCAACGCCCGCACGATGAACGATACACAACTGCAGTTAGCAACTGGACGTAAGATTAACAAGCCTTCCGATGATCCGGTTGGCATTACTTATTCTCTTCGATACCGTGCGGACTTGTCAGGTAATGAGCAATATCAGGAGAACGTAGATGATGCTACATCTTGGCTGGAATTTAATGATACAGTATTGACTCAGACGGGAGATGTGATCCAACGACTTCGTGAACTCTCTGTAAAAGGAGCTAGTGGATCTAATCCTCAAGAGGCTCTTGATAGTATTAATGCAGAGGTTAAACAGCTTAAGGAACAGCTTATTGATATTTCCAATAGCCAGTTTAAGGGGAAATACATCTTTAATGGACAGCAATATGATGTTCAACCCTATAAGTTTGCTACAGGAGCAGATGGAACCCCTGACACATCTGGTGCAGCTTCTGTTGTTACAGATAAAGGGCTATTGAATTATTCTGTAGGTGACAGTGTTCAACTTCCAATCAATATTACAGGTAGTGATGTATTTGGCGGAAATGAAGAAGATAATATATTTGCAGTCATCGATAAAATTACAACTGCATTGGCTGATGGAGATACCTCGGAGGTATCCACTCAATTAGGAAATCTTGATAGTAGAATCAATAAGATATTAACAGTCCAGGCTGAAGTAGGGGCCAAAGCTAACCGGATAGAATTGATGAAGAACAGACTAAGTGATATGGAAGTGAATTTAACAGACCTGCAGTCCAAGACTGAAGATGGTGATTATGCGGAGATGTTAATGAAGTCCAAGATCCAAGAGAACATTTACAATGCTTCTCTATCTGTAGGTTCCAAAATTATTCAGGCTACCCTGGTTGACTTCATACGATAG